A DNA window from Parabacteroides johnsonii DSM 18315 contains the following coding sequences:
- a CDS encoding helix-turn-helix domain-containing protein, whose protein sequence is MTDNEPLHMSFDNLPRAVAELHSKIDTLTEMVEKLMSANVAQPLPEIMTVEDVSAMLCKSVSTIYAMTSEHRIPYRKQGNKLYFMRTEIRSWLNDSVVPKDAPKRKSVHETKDCGNSPDEPAPEKESGQVEEVTGTQDMQTGVPTPDNCAGQEQQNPPYIIEQRTHSRSGAEIFAVRFSNEYEAAGERKFNPRAREFNGYWSDYGNGGYVFNTSADAENFADAITGKKETEQSPTDDAGEQCRDHNSSWQPTQTDIL, encoded by the coding sequence ATGACAGACAACGAACCATTGCATATGTCTTTTGATAATCTGCCCCGTGCCGTGGCAGAACTCCATTCTAAAATCGACACGCTTACAGAAATGGTGGAGAAACTGATGTCTGCAAACGTTGCACAGCCTTTGCCGGAGATAATGACAGTGGAGGATGTATCGGCGATGCTGTGCAAATCCGTTTCCACCATCTATGCCATGACTTCCGAGCATCGCATACCCTACCGCAAGCAAGGCAACAAGCTCTACTTCATGCGCACGGAGATTAGGTCATGGCTCAATGACTCCGTAGTGCCAAAGGATGCGCCCAAGCGAAAAAGCGTGCATGAGACCAAAGACTGCGGCAACTCTCCAGACGAACCGGCTCCCGAAAAAGAGAGCGGACAAGTCGAGGAAGTAACCGGAACACAAGACATGCAAACAGGCGTACCCACACCGGATAACTGCGCCGGACAGGAACAACAAAATCCACCTTACATCATCGAACAAAGGACGCATTCAAGAAGCGGTGCGGAGATTTTCGCCGTGCGTTTCTCCAATGAATATGAAGCAGCCGGAGAACGGAAATTTAACCCAAGAGCACGGGAGTTCAACGGCTACTGGAGCGACTACGGGAACGGCGGATATGTGTTCAATACATCAGCAGATGCAGAGAACTTTGCCGATGCGATAACAGGGAAAAAGGAAACCGAGCAATCCCCAACCGATGACGCGGGGG
- a CDS encoding helix-turn-helix domain-containing protein, which yields MCKTEQNPNETALLRKMVDGLKQEVEKVKNVVYASKEVLNLEEAAMFLGISKSSLYKMTHNQVIPYFKPNNKMVYFEKSELLKWLRQNPVASQAQVSEEAQAIMRKLARAD from the coding sequence ATGTGTAAAACAGAACAGAACCCGAACGAAACCGCCTTACTCCGAAAGATGGTGGACGGGCTTAAACAGGAGGTTGAAAAGGTAAAGAACGTGGTGTATGCCTCAAAGGAAGTGCTGAATTTGGAAGAAGCGGCAATGTTCCTCGGCATATCCAAAAGCTCGCTCTACAAGATGACCCATAACCAAGTCATCCCTTATTTCAAGCCGAACAACAAGATGGTGTATTTTGAGAAATCAGAGCTTCTGAAATGGCTGCGGCAGAACCCGGTCGCATCACAAGCACAGGTTTCGGAGGAAGCACAGGCCATCATGCGCAAGCTCGCCCGTGCGGATTGA
- a CDS encoding DUF5045 domain-containing protein has product MNRKLLLMTVAVLATTAAQAQSVTYNHDSPKQNQITVMETGTGALSPELYYTVLHNSYKKSAASKNKLSFRTLAGVNLYNQVDEAESIDSALVKRAEIEALNVADRQIDLAWLAEGDKVSEQMERFKRNIDRILLAGGTPDDKERWTEYYQVYQCAINETKNAYMPNAQRKKEYLRIYEDVVRQNEILVGYLARRQNATITSNLLNATSDRTLDKGSVIREAMNRWNESRFAVRGSQSGGDTCSGDGDETVNRGK; this is encoded by the coding sequence ATGAACAGAAAACTTTTGCTTATGACGGTAGCCGTCCTTGCAACCACGGCGGCACAAGCGCAGTCCGTGACCTACAATCACGATTCGCCGAAACAGAACCAGATTACGGTCATGGAGACCGGTACAGGCGCTCTCTCGCCCGAACTCTATTACACCGTGCTGCACAACTCTTACAAAAAGTCGGCGGCCAGTAAGAACAAACTTTCGTTCCGCACCCTTGCGGGTGTCAATCTGTACAATCAGGTGGACGAAGCGGAATCCATCGACTCGGCACTGGTCAAGCGGGCGGAAATCGAGGCGTTGAACGTGGCCGACCGGCAGATAGACCTTGCTTGGCTCGCCGAGGGGGATAAGGTCAGCGAGCAGATGGAACGGTTCAAACGCAACATCGACCGTATTCTGCTTGCCGGAGGAACGCCCGACGACAAAGAACGGTGGACGGAATATTATCAGGTGTACCAGTGCGCCATCAACGAGACCAAGAACGCTTACATGCCCAACGCCCAACGGAAAAAAGAGTACCTGCGAATCTATGAGGACGTGGTGCGACAGAACGAAATCCTTGTCGGCTATCTCGCCCGGCGGCAGAACGCTACGATTACGAGTAACCTGCTGAATGCGACCTCCGACCGGACATTGGACAAGGGCAGCGTTATCCGCGAGGCCATGAACCGATGGAACGAATCGCGCTTTGCGGTGCGTGGCTCCCAATCGGGCGGCGACACGTGCAGCGGCGATGGAGACGAGACAGTAAACAGAGGAAAATAA
- a CDS encoding DUF5036 family protein has translation MNKLLITLFSFLAIAVVSCSDDDEPKMPTNAIALNMMIGDSETTIGGSDVFINASNNFTSYDCGIADLGRKGGFNQNPNLSQLAQEIAVTPGNFYQIVLANKVQTVAGDRALPINTNYYNVYVDSWIYDKDKDIAGAKISYTECFPEVKQLPEWDSHFSGTHQNDGYGKERATFTFSKGCHIDKNVDAYFTDGYNNLTDELEFEIKENQIVITYPYLTSHQPDVRLLIRYESVYTRVLLDFE, from the coding sequence ATGAATAAACTTTTAATCACACTATTTTCATTCCTTGCTATCGCTGTTGTTTCATGCAGTGATGACGATGAACCGAAAATGCCGACTAATGCTATCGCATTGAATATGATGATTGGAGATAGCGAAACAACCATTGGCGGCTCTGATGTTTTCATCAATGCTTCCAATAACTTCACATCGTATGATTGTGGAATTGCAGACCTCGGTAGAAAAGGAGGTTTCAATCAGAACCCAAATCTATCGCAGCTTGCCCAGGAGATTGCGGTTACGCCCGGCAATTTCTACCAGATTGTTCTTGCCAACAAGGTTCAGACAGTTGCCGGAGACCGGGCACTTCCTATCAACACCAACTACTACAACGTTTATGTTGATTCATGGATTTACGATAAGGACAAAGATATAGCCGGAGCAAAAATCAGCTATACTGAGTGTTTCCCCGAAGTCAAACAGCTTCCCGAATGGGACAGCCATTTCTCCGGGACCCATCAAAATGACGGGTACGGCAAGGAAAGAGCGACATTCACGTTCTCCAAAGGCTGCCATATTGACAAGAATGTAGATGCCTATTTCACAGATGGATATAATAACCTAACTGATGAACTCGAATTCGAGATAAAAGAAAATCAGATAGTGATAACTTATCCGTATTTAACCAGCCATCAGCCGGATGTCAGACTTTTGATCCGCTATGAGAGCGTGTATACACGTGTATTGTTGGACTTCGAATAA
- a CDS encoding carboxypeptidase-like regulatory domain-containing protein gives MDLNKKHLLYLTVFFLFLSLNASGQSNSISGRVLNQNTKESVEYASVVLFKQDSVFLNGTTADSIGRFVFTNLTSDDYVLSVSCMGFEAKKILLQNLSESAEIDVLLNESVLSLGEIVISASSTINKINQRIVFPTKLQLNHSANGMQLLNTMMLPGLNINPMTNTISSFDGGKVMLQINGVNVTSEEIQTLQPCQIRRVEYLDYAGIRYGAASKIVNFIVIRDDKGGVIGVDLMNSLNILAGGDVLFAKFNKGKSEYTLNYTTAFQKFNSNNRTRTGSYQFENSTPIQRDEIGDGGDYSYQMHDVTFGYNYQQSDSVFFNAKLKYALTNHPHNDFKSNLIENGIKIGQIFDGVSQKINTPSIDLYYERGLKNQQKVYANIVGSYAKVETGRNYIEYDNANTLFKEQFGLSSDKYSLIAEGIYEKGFTYGSLKFGAKHIQSFTKQEVQQNGVFKSDLNQMETSVFSEWNHSKDKFSCSLGLKANRVHFSNISINKSYYNFLPKAMLGYRLNENSFIRYDVEMSQTNPTLVELTDTEIRLDPYLAERGNLLLKPYSNLNNNLFYEHKKGLFTFNANLRHHYKHNPIMESVKEQGNIFLIIPENMKSWNKYNAEMNLKVGMIKNILQFSLTGGYNHFNSQGNNYSHEYSNFYYSANVLAMYKKWMFIVQIQPFDEKLYGETVIKSGNYHYLAIQYNTDNFSFGIGAFNPFKNVSRTVIENKNNQAPFRRESFSSASQTIVATLTWNFSFGKTHSSGNKSLNNQDADYGIKGSYK, from the coding sequence ATGGACTTAAATAAAAAGCATTTATTATATCTTACTGTATTTTTCCTATTTCTAAGTTTGAATGCTTCGGGACAATCGAATAGCATTTCAGGAAGAGTACTTAATCAAAACACAAAAGAATCTGTTGAATACGCCAGTGTTGTTCTATTCAAGCAGGATTCCGTATTCCTAAACGGAACGACAGCTGATTCAATTGGAAGATTTGTATTTACAAACCTCACTTCCGATGATTACGTATTGTCGGTATCTTGTATGGGCTTTGAAGCTAAAAAAATCTTGTTACAAAACCTTTCAGAATCGGCAGAAATAGACGTGTTATTAAATGAAAGTGTATTGTCGCTTGGTGAGATTGTTATTTCAGCTTCATCCACAATCAATAAAATAAATCAGCGAATAGTTTTTCCGACAAAACTACAACTTAACCATTCGGCAAACGGAATGCAACTATTGAATACTATGATGCTTCCAGGATTGAACATTAACCCAATGACGAATACGATTTCATCCTTCGATGGCGGGAAAGTCATGTTGCAAATCAATGGAGTAAATGTTACTTCAGAAGAGATTCAGACTTTGCAACCATGTCAAATTAGGCGGGTTGAATATTTGGATTACGCAGGAATAAGATATGGAGCAGCATCTAAAATCGTTAATTTTATTGTTATAAGGGACGATAAGGGTGGTGTTATCGGAGTGGACTTGATGAACTCTTTGAATATTCTTGCGGGCGGCGATGTGCTTTTCGCCAAGTTTAACAAAGGGAAGTCGGAATATACATTAAATTACACAACCGCTTTTCAGAAATTCAATAGCAATAATCGGACACGTACCGGAAGCTATCAGTTTGAAAACTCAACTCCGATACAGAGAGATGAAATCGGAGATGGTGGAGATTATTCATATCAGATGCATGATGTTACTTTCGGATATAACTATCAACAAAGTGATTCGGTATTCTTCAATGCAAAGTTGAAGTATGCTTTGACAAATCATCCGCATAATGATTTCAAAAGTAATTTGATAGAAAATGGCATAAAGATAGGGCAGATATTTGATGGCGTTAGTCAGAAAATAAATACCCCTTCAATAGACCTATACTATGAGCGTGGTTTGAAGAATCAGCAAAAAGTCTATGCCAACATTGTTGGGAGTTATGCCAAAGTAGAAACAGGTCGTAATTATATAGAATACGACAATGCCAATACTCTTTTCAAAGAGCAGTTCGGTTTGTCATCTGATAAATATTCATTGATAGCAGAAGGTATTTACGAGAAGGGCTTTACTTATGGCAGTTTGAAATTTGGAGCAAAGCATATTCAATCGTTTACGAAACAAGAAGTTCAGCAAAATGGAGTTTTTAAGTCCGATTTGAATCAAATGGAAACTTCCGTTTTTTCAGAATGGAATCACAGTAAAGATAAATTCAGCTGTTCTCTTGGGTTAAAGGCTAATCGGGTACATTTTTCTAATATCTCAATTAATAAGAGTTATTATAACTTCTTGCCTAAAGCCATGTTGGGATATAGATTAAATGAAAATTCTTTTATTCGTTACGATGTGGAGATGAGCCAAACCAACCCGACTTTAGTTGAGTTGACTGACACGGAAATAAGGCTCGACCCTTATCTTGCCGAAAGAGGAAACTTGTTATTAAAGCCTTACAGCAATCTGAACAATAACCTTTTTTACGAACACAAAAAAGGCTTGTTTACATTCAATGCTAACCTACGACATCATTACAAGCATAATCCCATCATGGAATCAGTCAAAGAACAAGGTAATATTTTCCTGATAATACCCGAAAATATGAAGAGTTGGAACAAGTATAATGCAGAAATGAACCTAAAGGTGGGAATGATAAAAAACATACTGCAATTTTCGCTTACAGGTGGGTACAATCATTTCAACAGTCAAGGGAACAATTATTCTCATGAATACTCTAATTTCTATTATAGTGCGAATGTCTTGGCAATGTATAAGAAATGGATGTTTATCGTTCAGATACAGCCATTTGATGAGAAGCTGTATGGTGAAACCGTTATTAAGAGTGGTAATTATCATTATTTAGCCATTCAATACAATACCGATAACTTCTCTTTTGGTATAGGAGCGTTCAATCCATTCAAGAATGTTTCACGTACTGTGATAGAGAATAAAAATAATCAAGCACCTTTCAGACGGGAAAGTTTCAGTAGTGCTTCACAAACCATCGTTGCTACTCTTACGTGGAATTTTAGTTTTGGAAAAACTCATAGTTCTGGAAACAAATCTCTTAATAATCAAGATGCGGATTATGGAATAAAAGGCAGTTACAAATAA